The following proteins are co-located in the Pedobacter frigiditerrae genome:
- a CDS encoding RNA polymerase sigma factor RpoD/SigA — MRQLKITQSITNRESQSLDKYLHEIGKVDLITAEEEVILARKIREGDQAALERLTKTNLRFVVSVAKQYQNQGLTLGDLINEGNLGLIKAAKRFDETKGFKFISYAVWWIRQSILQAIAEQSRIVRLPLNQVGSLSKISKAFSKLEQEYEREPSPEELADILETTVDKISDTLSNSGRHVSMDAPFVQGEENTLLDVLENHEPNTDSNLINESLSEEIKRSLSTLTEREREIIVLFFGLSTNHPLSLEEIGEKFNLTRERVRQIKDKALQRLRHTSRSKILKSYLG, encoded by the coding sequence ATGAGACAACTCAAAATTACCCAATCCATCACCAATCGCGAAAGTCAATCATTAGACAAATACTTACACGAGATTGGAAAAGTAGATTTAATTACCGCAGAAGAAGAAGTAATATTAGCCCGCAAAATACGTGAAGGCGACCAAGCAGCTTTAGAACGCTTAACTAAAACCAACTTACGTTTCGTTGTATCTGTTGCTAAACAGTACCAAAATCAAGGTCTAACATTAGGCGATTTAATTAATGAAGGTAACCTAGGCTTAATCAAGGCTGCTAAACGTTTTGATGAAACTAAAGGTTTTAAATTCATTTCTTATGCAGTTTGGTGGATTCGTCAGTCAATTTTGCAAGCAATTGCAGAGCAAAGCCGTATTGTACGTTTACCATTAAATCAAGTTGGTTCATTAAGTAAAATCAGTAAAGCTTTCTCAAAATTAGAGCAAGAATACGAGCGTGAACCATCTCCAGAAGAATTGGCAGATATTTTAGAAACAACTGTTGATAAAATTTCTGACACTTTAAGCAACTCTGGTCGTCACGTATCTATGGATGCTCCATTTGTACAGGGTGAAGAAAATACTTTGTTAGATGTACTTGAAAACCACGAGCCAAACACAGATAGTAACTTAATTAACGAATCTCTTTCTGAAGAGATTAAACGTTCATTATCTACTTTAACGGAACGTGAAAGAGAAATCATCGTTTTGTTCTTTGGCTTAAGTACTAATCACCCATTATCTCTTGAAGAAATCGGTGAGAAATTTAACTTAACTCGTGAACGTGTTCGTCAAATTAAAGACAAAGCATTACAACGTTTACGTCATACCTCACGTAGTAAAATCCTGAAATCTTATCTAGGATAA
- a CDS encoding DUF2975 domain-containing protein: MKQVKYFFLARMIKLFLQFGFLGSLIGISINILIFIINDKPSYKIGAFKFGDEIPGYSLKAALDLSIPDTISNYKNGTVNTYKYNRYVYDKDFSKDSLNEQTANKFITFGSSPDIKVENRIIANNVLVRVRSNHNFHNFFWLISSQMDLIFTALFCLLFIKLTNRYMDKDIFEARSFKLVSFLGFLLIIREVIAFMISFINSEIISAASLSTTSTISEKTYNYIGLNLNFSVEVDYGNIGVGIIVILLAQVLKQAILLKQEQALTI; the protein is encoded by the coding sequence ATGAAACAAGTAAAGTACTTTTTCTTAGCAAGAATGATAAAACTCTTTCTACAGTTTGGGTTTTTAGGTTCTTTAATCGGGATATCAATTAACATCCTAATTTTTATAATTAACGACAAGCCTTCTTATAAAATAGGTGCATTTAAGTTTGGGGATGAAATACCTGGATATTCTTTAAAGGCAGCCTTAGACTTAAGTATTCCTGATACTATTTCTAATTATAAAAATGGAACAGTGAACACTTATAAATATAATAGATATGTTTATGATAAAGATTTTAGTAAAGATTCATTAAATGAACAAACAGCAAATAAATTCATAACATTTGGGAGTAGTCCTGACATTAAAGTAGAGAATAGAATTATTGCTAATAATGTTCTTGTTAGAGTTAGATCAAATCATAATTTTCATAATTTCTTTTGGTTAATTTCATCCCAAATGGATTTGATTTTTACAGCTTTGTTTTGCCTATTATTCATAAAATTAACTAATAGATATATGGATAAGGATATTTTTGAAGCTCGAAGTTTTAAACTGGTTTCTTTTTTGGGTTTTTTACTTATTATACGTGAGGTAATTGCTTTTATGATAAGCTTCATTAATTCGGAAATTATATCTGCTGCAAGTTTAAGTACCACATCAACTATTAGTGAAAAGACGTATAATTATATTGGTTTGAATTTAAATTTTTCTGTTGAGGTAGATTATGGGAACATAGGTGTTGGAATAATTGTAATTTTACTTGCTCAAGTTTTAAAACAGGCAATTTTATTAAAACAAGAACAGGCTTTAACAATTTAA
- a CDS encoding helix-turn-helix domain-containing protein has translation MPIIVNLDVMLAKRKMSLTELSDRVGITMSNLSILKTGKAKAVRLETLEAICRALDCQPGDILEFRVLAI, from the coding sequence ATGCCCATCATCGTAAATCTTGATGTAATGCTCGCCAAGCGGAAAATGTCACTTACTGAATTGAGTGACAGGGTAGGAATTACAATGTCAAATTTATCCATCCTTAAAACAGGAAAAGCAAAAGCAGTAAGGTTAGAGACATTAGAAGCTATTTGTAGAGCTTTAGATTGTCAGCCTGGTGATATCTTAGAATTTAGGGTGTTGGCTATTTAG
- a CDS encoding metallophosphoesterase family protein, with the protein MAKILLFLLIGCFLFSCNSDEYSPNQVFNRSTATAVNSKEIALLPQKPAGSIIRIAVSGDTQRSYQESQLFVDQINARNDIDFVILNGDISDFGLLLEFDGIFKIYDGLKVPFISVIGNHDLVANGRAVYERMFGPLNFTFNYAGIKFICHDTNGREYNFNGSTPNMTWLNANLKLDAGITNLVAFSHVPPTDGDFDPKLVNPYQDLFNQTPGLIASIHSHRHGKLETYYKNGTGIPFIITNAIVKRAYTIVEIKNGQINAQEINF; encoded by the coding sequence ATGGCTAAAATTTTACTCTTTCTTCTTATTGGATGTTTTTTGTTCAGTTGCAATTCCGACGAATATAGTCCAAACCAAGTTTTTAACAGAAGTACAGCTACTGCTGTAAATTCAAAAGAAATCGCCTTGTTGCCGCAAAAACCTGCAGGGTCTATAATTAGGATCGCCGTATCTGGAGACACACAAAGGAGCTATCAGGAATCTCAATTATTTGTTGATCAAATTAATGCCAGAAATGACATCGACTTTGTTATTTTAAATGGTGATATCTCTGACTTTGGATTGTTATTAGAGTTTGATGGCATTTTTAAAATTTATGATGGTTTAAAAGTTCCATTTATAAGTGTTATCGGCAACCATGATTTAGTGGCCAATGGCAGAGCAGTTTACGAAAGAATGTTTGGCCCATTAAATTTTACTTTCAATTATGCTGGCATTAAATTTATTTGCCACGATACAAATGGAAGAGAGTACAACTTTAATGGCTCGACGCCAAATATGACTTGGCTAAATGCTAACTTAAAGTTGGATGCAGGCATTACAAATCTTGTTGCATTTTCTCACGTCCCTCCCACAGATGGAGATTTTGACCCAAAATTGGTTAACCCTTATCAAGATCTATTTAACCAAACCCCAGGATTAATTGCTTCTATTCATTCTCATAGACATGGCAAACTAGAAACTTATTATAAAAATGGGACTGGCATACCATTTATCATTACAAATGCCATTGTTAAAAGAGCTTACACAATTGTAGAAATAAAAAATGGTCAAATTAATGCTCAAGAAATCAATTTTTAG
- a CDS encoding MBL fold metallo-hydrolase, translated as MKLYTINTGFFKLDGGAMFGVVPKSIWQKSNPADANNLCSWAMRCLLIEDGSRLIIVDNGLGNKQDEKFFSHYYLHGDDTLDKSLASHGFHRDQITDVFLTHLHFDHCGGSIERYGDQLRPAFKNAIYWTNQQHWDWAVNPNAREKASFLKENILPIQESGQLRFIPSQNGVVFHEDIKIRFAYGHTDAMMLPQLNYKDKTILYMADLLPSVGHIPLPYVMAYDMFPLQTLKEKKDILEEAAANEYILYLEHDPINECCTVQQTEKGIKLKDTFSLSNI; from the coding sequence ATGAAACTCTACACCATAAACACCGGTTTTTTTAAATTAGATGGAGGTGCCATGTTTGGCGTTGTCCCAAAGTCTATTTGGCAAAAAAGCAATCCAGCAGATGCAAATAATTTATGTTCATGGGCCATGCGTTGTTTATTGATTGAAGATGGAAGTAGGTTAATAATTGTGGACAATGGCTTAGGAAACAAACAAGATGAAAAATTTTTCAGTCATTATTATTTGCATGGCGATGATACTTTGGATAAATCTTTAGCTTCACACGGTTTTCATAGAGACCAGATAACAGATGTTTTCTTAACACATTTACATTTCGATCACTGTGGCGGTTCAATTGAAAGGTATGGCGACCAACTTCGCCCTGCGTTTAAAAATGCTATTTATTGGACCAACCAACAGCATTGGGATTGGGCAGTAAACCCAAATGCAAGGGAGAAAGCTTCATTTTTAAAAGAGAACATTCTTCCAATTCAAGAAAGTGGCCAATTAAGATTTATCCCTTCGCAAAACGGTGTTGTTTTTCACGAGGACATTAAAATCCGCTTTGCGTATGGGCATACCGATGCAATGATGTTACCTCAACTTAACTATAAGGATAAAACCATACTTTATATGGCCGACCTACTTCCTTCTGTTGGTCATATTCCTTTGCCTTATGTAATGGCTTATGATATGTTCCCATTGCAAACTTTAAAAGAGAAGAAGGATATTTTAGAAGAGGCAGCTGCAAATGAGTACATTTTGTATCTAGAGCACGATCCAATAAACGAATGTTGCACTGTACAACAAACTGAAAAGGGAATTAAATTAAAGGATACTTTTTCTCTTTCGAATATTTAA
- the lpdA gene encoding dihydrolipoyl dehydrogenase, which produces MNYDLIVIGSGPGGYVTAIRASQLGLKTAIVERESLGGICLNWGCIPTKALLKSAQVFEYINHAADYGINAPEATADFAAVIKRSRGVADGMSKGVQFLMKKNKIDVIMGTGKVKPGNKVEIKAADGTQKELTAKNIVIATGARSRELPNLKQDGKKIIGYRQAMVLPEQPKSMVVVGSGAIGVEFAYFYATMGTKVTIVEFMENVVPVEDEDVSKQLLRSLKKTGIEIMTSSSVESVDTSGAGCKVQVKTASGMQTIECDIVLSAAGVVANIENIGLEETGIKTEKGKIVTDEFYNTSVKGYYAIGDVVGGQSLAHVASAEGIICVEKIAGQHVEPLDYNNIPGCTYCTPEIASVGYTEKAAKAAGYELKIGKFPFSASGKASAAGAKDGFVKLIFDAKYGELLGAHMIGANVTEMIAEIVVARKLETTGHEMIKSVHPHPTMSEAIMEAAADAYGEVIHL; this is translated from the coding sequence ATGAACTACGATTTAATTGTTATCGGCAGCGGTCCAGGTGGATATGTAACTGCAATAAGAGCTTCACAATTGGGTTTAAAAACCGCAATTGTTGAGCGTGAATCTTTAGGCGGAATTTGCCTTAACTGGGGATGTATACCAACCAAAGCTTTATTGAAGAGTGCACAAGTATTCGAATACATTAACCATGCTGCTGATTATGGTATTAATGCACCTGAAGCAACGGCAGATTTTGCAGCCGTAATTAAACGTAGTCGTGGTGTTGCTGACGGCATGAGCAAAGGTGTTCAATTCTTGATGAAGAAAAACAAGATTGACGTTATAATGGGAACTGGTAAAGTTAAACCAGGCAACAAAGTTGAAATTAAAGCTGCTGACGGAACTCAAAAAGAGTTAACAGCAAAAAATATAGTTATCGCTACAGGTGCTCGTTCTAGAGAGTTGCCTAACCTAAAACAAGACGGCAAAAAAATCATCGGCTATCGCCAAGCAATGGTATTACCTGAGCAACCTAAATCTATGGTTGTAGTTGGTTCTGGAGCTATTGGTGTTGAGTTTGCCTATTTCTATGCAACAATGGGTACTAAAGTAACTATTGTTGAGTTTATGGAAAACGTTGTTCCTGTTGAAGATGAAGATGTTTCTAAGCAATTATTACGTAGCTTAAAGAAAACCGGCATCGAAATCATGACTTCTTCTAGCGTAGAATCTGTTGATACTAGCGGTGCTGGATGCAAAGTTCAGGTTAAAACGGCTTCGGGTATGCAAACTATAGAATGTGATATCGTTCTTTCTGCCGCAGGCGTAGTTGCCAACATAGAGAATATCGGCTTAGAAGAAACAGGCATTAAAACAGAAAAAGGCAAAATCGTTACTGACGAGTTTTATAATACTTCGGTAAAAGGATATTATGCAATTGGCGATGTTGTAGGTGGTCAATCTTTAGCTCACGTAGCATCTGCAGAAGGTATTATTTGCGTTGAAAAAATTGCTGGTCAACACGTTGAGCCTTTAGATTACAACAATATTCCTGGCTGTACGTATTGCACACCAGAAATTGCTTCTGTTGGTTACACTGAAAAAGCAGCTAAAGCAGCTGGCTATGAATTAAAAATCGGAAAATTCCCATTCTCAGCTTCAGGTAAAGCAAGTGCTGCAGGTGCAAAAGATGGTTTTGTAAAACTAATTTTTGATGCTAAATATGGAGAATTATTAGGCGCACACATGATTGGCGCTAATGTTACAGAAATGATTGCTGAAATTGTTGTTGCTCGTAAATTAGAAACAACTGGTCACGAAATGATTAAATCTGTTCACCCTCACCCTACCATGAGTGAAGCCATCATGGAGGCAGCAGCTGATGCTTACGGAGAAGTGATACACTTGTAA
- a CDS encoding TonB-dependent receptor domain-containing protein, producing the protein MKKSLLLKFVVIVLAFVGFISVANAQITTSSLTGTVKDSKETMPGASIKATHTPTGTVYSVITNGDGRYTIGNMRVGGPYTIEVSFVGYKPEKFDDVTLKLGEPFVLNVTLTDNSSTLATVNIVGQGSNPIMNSNKSGANTVVGRAQIQALPTISRSVNDITRLTPQANGTSIGGGNYRSNNFSVDGANYNNQFGIGQNIPAGGSPISIDALEQISINVTPYDVRQSGFTGGAVNAVTRSGTNKFFGNLFYTMRGDDQQGRNIGDYTIRNLQKLDEKNYGASFGGPIIKDKLFFFVNYEKKLTKAPGTTRIAATPALPYNSITTVTRTTADFMNTVSAYLDAKYGYETGPYQNYENVSDNEKMFARLDWNISKSHRFSIRYNQVESQSPSAASTSVTGSAVTGSLGYGNVRSGTAQTAGLPFFNSNYYQAANLYSATAELNSSFGSKITNTLRASYSHQNDPRNSDSSPFPLVDILDGTQSGTSAGNVLTTFGYEAFTYGNLRDVTSYTYSDDLGLALGKHNLTLGLQAEFSTTKNGFQRFGTGFYTFRSWDDFVNNARPLQYSVTYPLTADGSQAFPSFKFAQYSAYLQDEFTVSDRLKLTAGIRFEQATYPGVDEIKTHPLVAAQTFANGEKINTGELPENKMTYSPRFGFNWDVNGDRSLQVRGGTGIFTGRVPFVWIVSQSGDAGLIQYTQTYSGTNTPFFNPSIAPNIVGPKGVVGTTIPSTISAMSKDLRFPSTWKSSLAVDAKLPWGIIGTLEGIYGKDLYSAVAVNVNLKNPTQLNIAGYPDNRPFFAATAFDKQAVPLTSGGLVAATSATTSSTLFNAIKMKNAKGGYNWAATAQLTKNFTSGLGLMVAYTRTDQRNFGDGSGDQLLNLWSIPQTSSNPNTPTLSYSSNLNPDRVIASVSYKKEYFKNLSTSVSLFYEGSQQGRFSYGYSADFNRDGQTNDLIYIPKDASEITFVTVPTNLVHSYNTAGQITTLRQYPKAYTAQEQSDAFFAYIEQDDYLREHKGQYAKRNGGTSPWRNQVDFRLTQEIFKNVGAAKNSIQFSVDIFNVGNMLNKNWGNLNFVNNANILVPQNVTAISSTTKPTFLMASAGGDLVKETFGTSQTISSTFYMQFGLRYNFN; encoded by the coding sequence ATGAAGAAATCTTTACTATTAAAATTTGTAGTAATTGTTCTTGCCTTTGTTGGTTTTATCTCTGTAGCGAATGCTCAGATAACTACATCGTCATTAACAGGTACTGTTAAAGACTCGAAAGAGACGATGCCAGGTGCCAGCATAAAAGCTACACACACGCCAACCGGAACGGTTTATAGCGTAATTACAAATGGCGATGGCCGTTACACAATTGGAAACATGCGTGTTGGTGGTCCTTATACCATTGAAGTGAGTTTTGTAGGCTACAAGCCTGAGAAATTCGATGATGTAACCTTGAAACTAGGTGAGCCTTTCGTTTTAAATGTTACACTAACAGACAACAGTTCTACTTTAGCAACTGTTAACATTGTAGGTCAGGGTTCTAATCCAATCATGAACTCAAACAAAAGTGGTGCAAATACTGTAGTTGGTAGAGCGCAAATACAAGCTTTGCCTACAATTTCTCGTAGTGTTAACGATATTACTCGTTTAACTCCTCAAGCAAATGGTACTAGTATTGGTGGTGGTAACTACCGTTCTAACAACTTCTCTGTAGATGGTGCTAACTACAATAACCAATTTGGTATTGGACAAAATATACCTGCAGGTGGTTCTCCAATTTCTATTGATGCGTTAGAGCAAATCTCTATCAATGTAACTCCTTATGATGTTCGTCAATCTGGTTTTACTGGTGGTGCTGTTAATGCAGTAACGCGTTCAGGTACTAATAAATTTTTCGGGAATCTATTCTATACCATGCGTGGTGATGATCAACAAGGCCGTAATATTGGTGATTATACCATAAGGAACTTGCAAAAATTAGATGAGAAAAATTATGGCGCTAGTTTTGGTGGTCCAATCATTAAAGATAAATTATTCTTTTTTGTAAACTATGAAAAGAAGCTAACTAAGGCGCCTGGTACAACTAGGATTGCAGCAACGCCAGCTTTGCCTTATAATTCAATAACAACTGTTACAAGAACAACAGCTGACTTTATGAATACCGTAAGCGCTTATCTAGACGCTAAATATGGTTATGAAACAGGGCCTTATCAAAACTATGAGAATGTAAGTGATAATGAAAAAATGTTTGCTCGCTTAGATTGGAATATTTCTAAAAGTCATCGTTTCAGTATCCGTTACAACCAAGTAGAAAGCCAAAGCCCTAGCGCTGCTAGTACTTCTGTAACAGGTTCTGCAGTTACTGGTTCCTTAGGTTATGGTAACGTTAGGTCTGGTACTGCACAAACTGCAGGTTTGCCATTCTTTAATTCTAACTATTACCAAGCAGCAAACTTATATTCTGCAACAGCTGAGTTAAATTCATCTTTTGGAAGTAAAATAACTAACACCTTGCGTGCTTCATATTCTCATCAAAATGATCCAAGAAACTCTGATAGTAGTCCTTTCCCATTGGTTGATATCTTAGACGGTACTCAATCTGGCACAAGCGCAGGGAACGTACTAACCACATTTGGTTACGAAGCATTTACTTATGGTAACTTAAGAGATGTTACTTCTTATACTTATAGTGATGATTTAGGTTTAGCTCTAGGAAAACACAACTTAACATTAGGTTTACAAGCTGAATTTAGTACTACAAAAAATGGTTTCCAGCGTTTTGGGACAGGATTTTATACTTTCAGATCTTGGGATGATTTTGTTAATAATGCAAGACCATTACAATATTCAGTTACTTATCCTTTAACTGCAGATGGTTCTCAAGCATTTCCTTCATTTAAGTTTGCTCAATACTCAGCTTATTTACAAGATGAATTTACAGTTTCTGACCGTTTAAAATTAACAGCAGGTATTAGATTTGAGCAAGCAACTTATCCAGGTGTAGACGAAATTAAAACACACCCATTAGTTGCAGCACAAACATTTGCTAATGGTGAAAAAATAAACACAGGAGAACTTCCAGAAAATAAGATGACTTATTCTCCTCGTTTCGGTTTCAACTGGGATGTAAATGGAGATCGTTCTTTACAAGTTAGAGGTGGTACTGGTATATTCACCGGTAGGGTTCCGTTTGTGTGGATTGTATCTCAATCAGGTGATGCTGGTTTAATTCAATATACACAAACTTATTCAGGTACTAATACACCATTCTTTAACCCAAGTATTGCTCCTAATATTGTTGGGCCTAAAGGTGTTGTAGGTACTACCATACCAAGTACAATTAGTGCAATGTCTAAAGACTTAAGATTTCCTTCTACTTGGAAATCTAGTTTAGCAGTTGATGCTAAATTACCATGGGGTATAATTGGTACCTTAGAAGGAATCTATGGTAAAGATCTTTACTCAGCAGTTGCGGTTAACGTCAACTTAAAGAACCCAACTCAATTAAATATTGCTGGTTACCCAGATAATAGGCCATTCTTTGCTGCTACAGCATTTGATAAACAAGCAGTTCCGCTTACTTCAGGTGGTTTAGTAGCAGCTACTTCTGCAACTACATCAAGTACATTGTTCAATGCAATTAAAATGAAGAATGCTAAAGGTGGTTACAACTGGGCTGCAACTGCACAGTTAACTAAAAACTTCACAAGTGGTTTAGGATTAATGGTTGCTTACACTAGAACTGATCAACGTAACTTTGGTGATGGTAGTGGTGATCAGTTATTAAACTTATGGTCTATTCCACAAACTTCATCAAATCCAAATACACCAACTTTAAGTTATTCATCTAACTTAAATCCTGATCGTGTAATTGCTTCAGTTTCTTATAAAAAAGAATACTTCAAAAACTTGTCAACCTCAGTTTCTCTATTTTATGAAGGTTCTCAACAAGGAAGATTCTCTTATGGTTACTCAGCAGATTTTAACCGTGATGGACAAACAAATGATTTGATTTATATCCCTAAGGATGCTTCTGAGATTACATTTGTAACTGTGCCAACAAATTTAGTCCACTCTTATAATACAGCAGGACAAATCACAACATTAAGACAATATCCTAAAGCATATACTGCTCAGGAACAAAGTGATGCGTTTTTTGCGTATATCGAGCAAGATGATTATTTGAGAGAACATAAAGGACAATATGCAAAACGTAATGGCGGAACATCACCATGGAGAAATCAAGTTGATTTTAGATTGACTCAAGAAATCTTCAAAAACGTAGGTGCTGCTAAAAACTCTATTCAGTTTTCAGTTGATATATTTAATGTTGGTAACATGTTAAATAAAAACTGGGGCAACTTGAACTTTGTAAACAATGCAAATATATTAGTTCCTCAAAACGTAACTGCGATTTCTTCAACAACTAAACCTACTTTCCTAATGGCAAGTGCTGGTGGTGATTTGGTTAAAGAAACGTTTGGTACTTCTCAAACTATTTCTTCTACATTCTACATGCAATTTGGATTACGTTACAACTTTAACTAA
- a CDS encoding dienelactone hydrolase family protein, with translation MDQKIITLYDSYTHSQISRKDFMKKLAIITGSTALALTVLPLLENNYAAAATIDDENLIVENITYAGVEGEMKGVLVKPKGKKKLGAVVVIHENRGLNPHIIEVTKRVAAEGYLALGIDALSPLGGTPTDENKGRELIGKLDAEKNLQNYLKGLAYLRNHKDANGKTGCIGFCWGGAMSNKLAVADPKLLAAVAYYGSQPKAEDVSKIKASVMLHYGGLDERINAGIPAYEAALKQNNIDYKVYVYDGVNHAFNNDSNPTRYNEAAAKLAWKRTMDLFKEKIG, from the coding sequence ATGGATCAAAAGATAATCACCCTATACGACTCTTATACTCATAGTCAGATTAGCAGAAAAGACTTTATGAAAAAGCTGGCCATTATAACTGGTAGTACTGCTTTGGCATTAACGGTTTTGCCCTTATTAGAAAATAATTATGCAGCAGCAGCAACCATAGATGATGAAAATCTGATTGTCGAAAATATAACTTATGCTGGAGTAGAAGGCGAGATGAAAGGCGTTTTAGTAAAACCTAAAGGCAAAAAAAAGCTTGGGGCGGTAGTGGTTATCCACGAGAATAGGGGGTTAAATCCGCATATAATTGAAGTAACCAAAAGGGTGGCAGCAGAAGGATATTTAGCACTTGGTATTGATGCTTTATCTCCACTAGGTGGCACGCCTACAGATGAAAATAAGGGTAGAGAATTGATAGGCAAGTTAGATGCAGAGAAAAATCTTCAAAATTATTTAAAGGGATTGGCTTATTTAAGAAACCATAAAGATGCTAATGGTAAAACAGGTTGTATTGGTTTTTGTTGGGGCGGTGCAATGTCTAATAAACTAGCTGTTGCAGATCCTAAACTTTTGGCAGCTGTGGCTTATTATGGGTCTCAGCCAAAGGCAGAAGATGTATCAAAAATTAAAGCCAGTGTGATGCTACACTATGGTGGACTGGATGAAAGAATTAATGCAGGAATACCCGCTTATGAAGCAGCTTTAAAGCAAAACAACATTGATTATAAGGTTTATGTTTATGATGGTGTTAACCATGCTTTTAATAATGATTCGAACCCAACAAGATATAATGAGGCTGCAGCTAAATTAGCTTGGAAAAGAACAATGGATTTGTTTAAAGAGAAGATTGGATAA
- a CDS encoding NAD(P)-dependent oxidoreductase, with translation MKILVYTTLNAEQKNQLKAGITGNAELFFKNDLTEENLFLKLAEAEIVLGNINVSHLSKPHSNLKFWQLDSAGFDQYQNISLNIPVANMGTFYAQRCAESIVAGVVGFYRGLHSLVRLQSEKKWVGSKIRPFLKGLTDKNVVILGAGAIALAAKKMLTGFGCNITLTARKNPNATLHSLEELFSILPETDVVINTLPGSAENYVNEEFINVMKQGSIYANVGRGNTTDENALINALEKGKIAGAILDVTAIEPLPIESKLWDMEQVILTQHSAGGDKDETSGKVKHFIKNVNKFLNGEQPEDLVDLKRGY, from the coding sequence ATGAAAATACTGGTTTATACAACGCTTAATGCAGAACAAAAAAATCAATTAAAAGCTGGTATTACTGGTAATGCTGAATTGTTTTTCAAAAACGATTTGACTGAGGAAAATTTATTTTTAAAGTTAGCTGAGGCTGAGATTGTACTTGGAAACATAAATGTCTCCCATTTATCTAAACCTCACTCAAATTTAAAATTCTGGCAATTAGACTCTGCTGGTTTTGACCAATATCAAAATATTAGTTTAAATATTCCGGTTGCCAATATGGGAACTTTTTATGCGCAAAGATGCGCTGAAAGTATAGTTGCAGGTGTAGTTGGCTTTTACAGAGGCCTACATAGTTTAGTGAGACTTCAATCCGAAAAGAAGTGGGTGGGCAGCAAGATAAGACCTTTCTTAAAAGGTTTGACTGACAAGAACGTGGTTATTTTAGGAGCTGGCGCCATCGCTTTAGCAGCAAAAAAAATGCTAACTGGTTTTGGCTGTAATATTACTTTAACGGCTAGAAAAAATCCAAACGCAACCTTACATAGTTTGGAAGAACTATTTTCTATTTTGCCAGAAACAGATGTAGTGATTAACACGCTACCTGGTTCAGCAGAAAATTATGTGAACGAAGAATTTATTAATGTAATGAAACAAGGTAGTATTTATGCCAACGTAGGCAGAGGAAATACAACTGATGAAAATGCTTTAATAAATGCTTTGGAAAAAGGAAAAATTGCAGGTGCCATATTAGATGTTACAGCAATAGAACCATTGCCTATTGAAAGCAAATTGTGGGATATGGAGCAAGTGATATTAACCCAACACTCTGCTGGCGGCGATAAAGATGAAACTTCAGGAAAAGTGAAACACTTTATTAAAAATGTAAACAAATTTCTAAATGGCGAACAGCCTGAAGATTTAGTGGATTTGAAAAGGGGATATTAG